In the Kaistella sp. 97-N-M2 genome, one interval contains:
- a CDS encoding tetratricopeptide repeat protein, producing MAKQASHTSKKEMEGKETVEVFKDLDRGALDTERFVEKHAKTLMIVFGALVLAVLGYFAYQQFYVGPRNEEATLSYLAAQKNLADGKDELALGGKTAANPGYVGTYNDYSETKVGKLSAYNAGLLKFKEGKYQEAYDLLDKFSSKNDVLMALKYGAMADCQANLNKDDDALSLLDKATSASDDPYTSYYFTRKAGLVALALKKKAEAKKYFSTIDEKYQDYDNGMSDSYIEMVKYY from the coding sequence ATGGCAAAACAAGCATCGCACACGAGCAAAAAAGAGATGGAAGGGAAGGAAACTGTAGAGGTTTTCAAAGACCTGGACCGAGGTGCACTGGATACTGAAAGGTTTGTGGAGAAACACGCAAAAACGCTAATGATTGTTTTCGGCGCGTTGGTTTTGGCAGTATTGGGCTATTTTGCTTATCAACAATTTTATGTTGGACCAAGAAATGAAGAGGCGACGCTAAGTTATCTTGCTGCGCAGAAAAATCTGGCAGACGGGAAAGACGAACTGGCTTTAGGTGGGAAAACTGCTGCAAATCCAGGCTATGTAGGAACTTACAACGATTATTCCGAAACCAAAGTTGGAAAACTTTCCGCGTACAACGCTGGCCTTTTGAAATTTAAAGAAGGGAAATACCAGGAAGCGTACGATTTACTGGATAAATTTTCCTCTAAAAATGACGTTTTAATGGCATTGAAATATGGCGCAATGGCAGATTGCCAGGCAAATCTTAATAAAGATGACGACGCGCTGTCGCTTTTAGATAAAGCCACTTCCGCTTCAGACGATCCTTATACTTCTTACTATTTTACAAGAAAAGCCGGATTGGTTGCTTTGGCCTTGAAAAAGAAGGCAGAAGCTAAAAAATACTTCTCCACCATCGACGAAAAATATCAGGATTACGATAACGGTATGTCCGATTCCTATATCGAAATGGTAAAATATTACTAA
- a CDS encoding neutral zinc metallopeptidase, whose translation MKWTNNRSGNVDDRRGSGGGGGMMVGGGLGTLIIAAIIFFLGGDPSAILSSGSGPAQQTEQRDLTAAELKVSDFVSMVTAETERTWTKVFQENGMQYRAPKVVMFENATQSGCGPAQAAMGPFYCPADQTVYMDMSFFKELEQRFGAKVTEFSIAYVMAHEIGHHVQTLLGTTQKVDQLRASGRYSEAEMNRVSVATELQADFYAGLWAKQTDNREQFLEPGDIESAISAAEAVGDDNIQKRSQGYVNQEGFTHGSSAQRRDWFMKGYNTGDIRQGDTFDALLK comes from the coding sequence ATGAAATGGACAAATAACAGAAGCGGAAACGTTGATGACCGGCGCGGAAGTGGCGGTGGTGGCGGAATGATGGTGGGCGGCGGTCTTGGTACCCTTATCATAGCTGCGATTATATTTTTTCTGGGTGGTGATCCCTCGGCCATTCTTTCTTCAGGATCGGGCCCTGCACAACAGACCGAACAACGCGATCTAACGGCGGCCGAATTAAAAGTAAGCGATTTTGTCTCCATGGTCACCGCGGAGACCGAAAGAACCTGGACGAAAGTTTTTCAGGAAAACGGCATGCAGTACCGCGCACCGAAGGTTGTAATGTTTGAAAACGCAACGCAGTCGGGCTGTGGTCCTGCCCAGGCGGCAATGGGACCTTTCTACTGTCCGGCGGATCAAACGGTGTATATGGATATGAGTTTCTTTAAAGAGCTCGAACAGCGCTTCGGCGCCAAAGTCACGGAGTTTTCCATTGCATACGTTATGGCGCACGAAATTGGTCACCATGTGCAAACCTTACTGGGCACAACTCAGAAAGTGGATCAGTTACGCGCGAGCGGCAGATATTCGGAAGCAGAAATGAACAGGGTTTCTGTAGCAACCGAACTTCAGGCAGATTTTTATGCAGGATTGTGGGCGAAACAAACCGATAACCGCGAGCAGTTTCTGGAGCCGGGAGATATCGAATCTGCAATTTCGGCAGCCGAAGCAGTTGGCGATGATAATATTCAGAAACGTTCTCAGGGTTATGTGAATCAGGAGGGCTTTACGCACGGCAGTTCGGCACAAAGAAGAGACTGGTTTATGAAAGGATACAACACGGGAGATATTCGCCAGGGCGATACTTTTGACGCATTACTTAAATAA
- a CDS encoding adenine phosphoribosyltransferase, producing the protein MSHPDLIRQLENTIENIADFPKPGIQFKDITPIFLNPKLYEDVIEDLANFSRGKVDAVCGIESRGYLFGIAIAVALQVPFILIRKKGKLPPPFVAQKYDLEYGSSEIEMRTGQIKPGQRILVHDDLLATGGTTEAAARLVEKQGAIVSQFSFLIALKALNGDQRLQPFNAEIYSLLNY; encoded by the coding sequence ATGAGCCACCCCGACCTTATCCGTCAACTGGAAAATACCATTGAGAATATTGCGGATTTTCCGAAACCGGGAATTCAGTTCAAAGACATCACGCCTATCTTTCTCAATCCTAAATTGTACGAAGACGTCATCGAAGACCTCGCGAATTTCAGCCGTGGCAAAGTTGACGCCGTTTGTGGCATCGAAAGTCGCGGGTATCTTTTTGGTATTGCCATTGCCGTCGCGCTACAAGTACCTTTCATACTTATTCGAAAAAAGGGGAAATTGCCGCCACCCTTCGTTGCGCAAAAATACGATCTCGAATACGGATCTTCCGAAATTGAAATGCGAACAGGACAGATAAAACCCGGACAAAGAATTCTGGTTCACGACGATCTTTTGGCAACCGGCGGGACAACCGAAGCTGCGGCCAGGCTGGTTGAAAAACAGGGCGCAATCGTTTCGCAGTTCAGTTTCCTAATTGCGTTAAAAGCGCTGAACGGCGATCAAAGATTGCAACCCTTTAACGCCGAAATTTATTCTCTTCTAAACTATTAA
- the ribH gene encoding 6,7-dimethyl-8-ribityllumazine synthase, with amino-acid sequence MATVNLSDYKPLQINDAGSFRIGIVVSEWNDFVTHNLRDGALEVLKAEGVSEKNIKIFKVPGAFELNYASMQLCKEGIFDAVIAIGCVIRGETPHFDYVCSAVAQGIKDCNILTDVPTIFCLLTDDTKEQSIARSGGSLGNKGIEAGVTALQMIDFKKNLSERKAYIGFGTL; translated from the coding sequence ATGGCAACTGTAAATCTTTCAGATTACAAACCATTACAAATTAATGATGCCGGTTCTTTTAGAATTGGCATCGTTGTTTCAGAATGGAATGATTTTGTAACCCATAATCTCCGCGATGGCGCGCTGGAAGTGCTTAAAGCAGAAGGCGTAAGCGAAAAAAACATCAAAATTTTTAAAGTGCCCGGCGCTTTTGAGCTCAATTATGCCTCCATGCAGTTGTGTAAAGAGGGAATTTTCGATGCTGTTATCGCCATCGGATGTGTAATTCGGGGCGAAACGCCGCATTTCGATTATGTGTGTTCCGCGGTTGCACAAGGCATTAAGGACTGCAATATTTTAACAGATGTACCTACAATTTTTTGTCTTTTAACCGATGATACCAAGGAACAGTCCATCGCGAGAAGCGGCGGAAGTCTTGGCAATAAAGGAATTGAAGCCGGCGTCACCGCTTTGCAGATGATCGACTTCAAAAAAAATCTTTCCGAAAGAAAGGCATATATCGGTTTTGGTACTTTGTAA
- a CDS encoding YtxH domain-containing protein, with protein MSTKKNGLLALLGLGALAWWKYKNSTAEEKQAVKDTLNTAKDNFSKFGSDLKSKASDVASQVQNKVDQASTSVENSANQN; from the coding sequence ATGAGCACTAAAAAAAATGGACTTTTAGCTTTATTAGGACTTGGAGCATTAGCATGGTGGAAATATAAAAATTCTACAGCAGAAGAAAAACAAGCCGTAAAAGATACTTTGAATACAGCGAAAGACAACTTCAGTAAATTTGGAAGCGATTTAAAATCAAAAGCTTCAGATGTTGCTTCTCAGGTTCAAAACAAAGTTGATCAGGCGTCGACATCCGTAGAGAATTCTGCAAATCAAAACTAA
- a CDS encoding LTA synthase family protein → MDIKKIKPFLYLGIFYLFISLILRVIFFFHPITNASFGFFEVIKIVAVGLLTDILVFVLASSILALYFLFLSNSKYKKPYGYIIFGLFALAFIYTAFVPGNIFRQYGGAFPKIAMSFIGLKTVLFGLMLFLPLQRIRIRNVLYFITLFLYVMAIIFNGVSEYFFWNEFGVRYNFIAVDYLIYTNEVIGNIMESYPIIPLFSAILGLTLAVTWVIYKKTKNELLTLPSFRQKLILLSTFILLCRISLLVVPKLDALKSENTFSEQIQANGLPKFYHAFTHNELDFFQFYPTLNQEVAEKTFLKQFNPPTLRRTIISSNPETRKNVVLISIESLSAEYLAHYGNTKNITPFLDSLADKSLMFTNVYATGNRTVRGLEALTLCIPPTAGESIIKRENNKNKFTTGSVFKSKGYDVKFLYGGYSYFDNMEDFYKGNGYDIVDRNNFIPKEISFSNVWGVADEDMAKKAIQVMNAEAKSGKPFFNHWMTVSNHRPFTYPEGKIDIPGDAKSRDGGVKYTDYSLRKFFEMAKKQSWYPNTVFVIISDHCASSAGKTELPMDKYRIPAMIFSEGFIAPQQFNQLMSQIDVMPTLFGLLNFNYESQFLGQDVFTENFQPKAYVATYQDLGLIKDNYLTIISPTRKVKQYSLTLQKSDLPDNFKLFYDETLLQKNTGYLVNETVSAYQSTSYWLKENKLNK, encoded by the coding sequence ATGGACATCAAAAAAATTAAACCGTTTCTCTACCTCGGAATTTTCTATCTGTTTATTTCCCTTATTTTAAGAGTTATATTCTTCTTTCATCCCATTACCAATGCCAGTTTCGGCTTTTTTGAAGTCATTAAAATCGTAGCGGTGGGTTTGCTCACCGATATCTTGGTTTTTGTTTTGGCGAGCAGCATTTTGGCTTTGTACTTTCTCTTTCTTTCCAATTCCAAATACAAAAAACCTTACGGTTATATTATTTTCGGCCTCTTCGCCCTGGCTTTTATATACACGGCATTTGTCCCCGGAAATATTTTCAGACAGTATGGCGGTGCTTTTCCAAAAATAGCCATGTCTTTTATCGGGCTAAAAACCGTGCTTTTCGGTTTGATGCTTTTCCTGCCCCTGCAAAGAATTAGAATCCGTAACGTTCTGTATTTTATCACTTTATTTCTTTATGTGATGGCGATTATTTTTAATGGCGTCAGCGAATATTTTTTCTGGAATGAGTTCGGTGTCCGTTACAATTTTATCGCCGTTGATTATTTAATTTATACGAATGAGGTCATCGGCAACATTATGGAAAGTTATCCCATTATTCCGCTGTTTTCAGCGATTTTAGGATTAACGTTAGCGGTGACGTGGGTGATTTATAAAAAGACAAAAAATGAACTTCTAACGCTGCCAAGCTTCAGGCAGAAATTGATTCTTCTCAGTACGTTCATTCTTTTATGTAGAATTAGTTTGCTTGTGGTTCCGAAATTAGATGCTTTAAAATCGGAAAACACGTTTTCGGAACAGATTCAGGCAAATGGATTACCGAAATTTTATCATGCTTTCACCCATAACGAACTCGATTTTTTTCAGTTTTATCCTACCTTAAATCAGGAAGTTGCGGAAAAAACATTTTTAAAACAGTTTAATCCACCAACATTAAGAAGAACTATAATTTCTTCAAATCCCGAAACCCGCAAAAATGTAGTTTTAATTTCCATTGAAAGTCTGTCTGCAGAATATCTTGCGCACTACGGAAATACGAAAAACATAACGCCGTTTCTGGACAGTTTAGCCGACAAATCGTTGATGTTTACGAATGTTTATGCAACGGGAAACCGAACCGTACGCGGTTTGGAAGCCTTAACGCTATGTATCCCGCCCACCGCCGGAGAAAGCATCATCAAAAGAGAAAACAATAAAAATAAGTTTACAACAGGAAGCGTCTTTAAATCAAAGGGCTACGACGTGAAATTCCTCTACGGCGGTTACAGCTACTTCGATAATATGGAGGATTTCTACAAAGGAAACGGATACGATATTGTGGACCGAAATAATTTTATCCCGAAAGAAATAAGTTTTTCAAACGTTTGGGGCGTGGCTGATGAAGATATGGCAAAAAAGGCCATTCAGGTGATGAATGCTGAAGCAAAGTCCGGAAAACCCTTCTTCAACCATTGGATGACGGTGTCGAACCACCGTCCGTTTACCTATCCCGAAGGTAAAATCGATATTCCCGGCGATGCGAAATCCCGCGATGGCGGTGTGAAATACACTGATTATTCGTTGCGGAAGTTCTTCGAAATGGCGAAAAAGCAGAGTTGGTACCCAAATACTGTTTTTGTAATTATATCGGATCATTGTGCGTCCAGTGCGGGAAAGACGGAACTTCCAATGGATAAATACCGGATTCCTGCGATGATTTTTTCTGAAGGCTTTATCGCGCCACAGCAGTTTAATCAACTGATGTCCCAGATTGATGTGATGCCCACGCTGTTTGGCCTTTTGAATTTTAACTACGAATCTCAGTTCTTGGGTCAGGATGTTTTCACAGAAAATTTTCAGCCCAAAGCCTACGTAGCAACCTATCAGGATTTGGGTTTGATTAAAGATAATTATCTCACCATAATTTCGCCCACAAGAAAAGTAAAACAATATTCTTTGACATTACAAAAATCTGATTTGCCCGATAATTTTAAACTTTTCTATGATGAAACGCTGCTTCAAAAAAATACCGGCTATTTAGTTAATGAAACGGTTTCTGCCTACCAGTCGACGAGTTATTGGCTGAAAGAAAACAAGTTAAACAAATAA